The Helicobacter canis genomic sequence TCTCTTGCAGGGCATCTTCTTGTGCTTTGGTATAGGCTGCTAGGCTTTGCTCTAATAAGCCTTGTATGCGTGTATTTTCTTGTGTGAGCAAGTGGGTAAAATCTCCTAGCTGTGTGCGCAAAAGCTCTTGCAAGCTGGCGCGAAGCTTTTCTTGGGAGTTTTTGTTGTGCGCGTTATTAAGCTCTAGCACGGCTAGGGCTAGGGTGCTAGCTAGGGTGGTGATTGCAGCAGAGTTATCTGGGTGGGTTATGATAGGCATTGCTAGGGGTGTATCTAGGGGCAAAGAGGCATTAGTAGAGAGTGTGAGCTCATTGAGCGTGCGTAGCTTCTTGGCGACTTTGTATTTGTATTCACGCATAAGATCGTGGTAGCTATCTTGCAGGCTTTGGTTGATTATGGATTCTACGCGTTCTTTGCTTGGCTTTGCGTTTTTGGCGTATTCATAGATAGCATCATCATAAAGCTGGGTAAAAAGCCTTTGTATATGGGCGTTTAAGTGGGCATTGATAAGTGATAGTAGCTCGTGCAAATACTGCATAAAATCGCTTGCCAATGTCTCTAGCTGTTTGTGGGCTTTGTGCATTGACTCTTTTAGCTCATCGTTTTTATCTCGCAATTCTTGTGCTATTTTGTGTCTATCTTCACTATTTGCTTGCATTATGCGCTGTTGTAGCTCTATATTTTGCCTTGCTGTATCTAGCTCAAGTAGCAGTCCCCTATACGCGCTATATAGCAAGTCTCTTTGCTTGGGTGCATTATCGCCAAAGAGCATAGATTCTAGGTAGGCTTGCACCTTGGGCAGTCCTGTTTGCTCTAGTGTAAAGCCCTGTGCTTGTGCTTTAGCGATGATGTCTTTATCATCTGTTTTATACCCTAGGGCAAAAAGTGAAGAAACAGGGATAAAGTCAATGCTATCTAGCAAGGCTTGTATATCGCCATCATAGCGTGCTTTTTGCAGCTCTTGTTGTAGGCTTTGGCGGGTGTAGTTTAGGCTAGATTCTAGCTCTTTGCCACTAAGCAAATCCGCACGCGTTAGCACTACAAGTATCCTTGCTAAATGCCCACCAATGAGCGATTCTAAGATAAAGTCCATATCCTTTTGCGTAGCCGCACAGCTTGCATTCATCACATAAATAAGCATATCACACTGCTGGATATAGGATTTTGTAAGCTCTTCACGGATGCGCACAGGATCATCAAGCCCGGGCGTATCGACAATCTCGACATTATTTTGCAAGAATGCCAGCGGTAGAGCGAGCTTTACCTGCTTGACTAAAGAGTAGAATCCACTTTTGTGGTTGGCTGAAGTGTAGTGGGCTAGCTCTTCACAGGCTATGGCTTTTTGCCCCATTTCTAGCAAGGCTTTTTGCTCATTTGTGAGTGTATCGCTGCTTTTATGCTGGGCAAGCTCTTGTGGGGTGAAAAACTCCACTTCCGCACGCTCATTTTGCCCATAGTGCAAGATAGTAAGCGCGGCGGTTTCTGGGATTGTGGAGGTGCCTAGCACACTCTTGCCTAATAGTGCGTTTAAAAAGCTGCTTTTCCCCGCACTTAGCACACCGGCTACACCGATAGAAAAGCCCTTGTTTTGGAGCTTTGCCATGGCTGTGTCAAGGGCTGGTTTTGTATGTGGGATGGCGGATTCTAGTGCGCTAGCAATGCTGCTAAACTCATCTTCTAAAACCTTGGTAGAGATATTGCGCGAAGTGGATTCTGGGCTAGGGGCGATCTTTTTATCCTGTGAGAAACATATCTCTAGCATTGTAAAAAGTCTTTTTGCTCGTTGTATATCACATAAGCCTGTGGCGATAATATGGCGCATAAGCTCTAGGCTCTCTTGGATTCTTTTAGGCGACTCATAGGCTAAAATAGCGCATTGCAAAGCTTGCATAGCCACTAGAGAATCGCTAGTAAGATTGCTTGCACAAAGCATAGCATCTAATGCCTGCATAATGTGTGTAAATGTCTGTGTCTGCTTATATCGTGCGAAGTTGCTAGAATCTATTGATAAAACAATCGCCATAGCTTGGGGCGGGATTTGCCCTACAACATTAGCAAGCTTATAAGCATACTCAAGGAGTGCTTCAAGCGTTGCAGGCGTCCCGTGTGTGCTAGAGCTAGAGAGTATATCTTGCCAAAATGCTTGCAAAAGCTCCTGCCTAGCACAAGAGAGATCTGCATAAGATTGCGGAGCGGATTGGGGCTGCGTTGTTGTGTGCATATATGGACTTTGTTTTAGGGATTTGCGCGAGATTTTACCAAAAAACACTTGCAAAATATTGTTATAATCTCGCCATTTTATTTTCAAGGGGTGTGTATGCAGCCAACAGAGCGGAATCTAGAGAAGCTAGGATTGCGAGATGTGTTTGTCAATTTTTTAAAAAGTGAAGCATTTGGGGGGGTGTTTTTGTTTTTTGCAGCGGTGCTTGCGATGATTATGGCAAACTCCCCTTTGAGTGAAGCGTATTTTAACTTTTGGCATATGAAGCTAGGTGTAGAGATACAAGGGCTTATGCATCCATTTCCGTTTTTAGCGCATCTTGGCGCACAAGGAGAAGATGGCAGTATATTTATCGGCTTTAGTATGCATCATTGGATTAGCGATGTGCTTATGGCGTTGTTTTTCTTAATGGTTGGGCTAGAGATTAAGCGCGAGGTGCTTTTTGGCGAGCTAGCAAGTGTGAAAAAGGCGTTATTCCCAGCTCTTGCGGCAGTTGGCGGTATGCTTATCCCCGGAGCGATTTACTTTGGGCTAAATGCCGGCACACCTTCAGCACACGGCTTTGGAATCCCTATGGCGACAGATATTGCCTTTGCTCTTGGGGTGATAATGCTCCTTAAATCGCGCGTGCCTATGGCGTTGAAGGTCTTTTTGGTAACGCTTGCAGTGGTTGATGATCTAGGGGCGATTGTGGTGATCGCGCTGTTTTATACAAGCACTTTGAATTATGCGTATTTAGGCTTGGCAGCGGTGCTTATTTGTGTGCTTATCGCGCTTAATAAGTGTGGCGTTAGAGCGTTAGCTCCGTATTTGTGTGTGGGTGTGGTGCTGTGGTTTGCCGTGCATAATAGCGGGATCCACGCGACTATTTCTGCTGTGGCTTTGGCGTTTTGTATCCCTGTGCGCCCTAAATTTGATCTGCAAGATTTCACGCCGTATGTGGGCACGATGGTAGATAATTTTGTCCGTAGCAAGAGTGATGAGCAGGTGTTTTTAAATGAATCTCAAGTAAGAAGTCTCCGTGATATGCGTGAGACTATCGCACAAGTGCAAAGCCCACTTGGGCGACTAGAACGCGCCTTGCACCCGTGGAGTGCGTATTGCATTATGCCGCTATTTGGCTTTGCCAATGCGGGTGTGCGGCTTGATGATGGCATAGATTTTAGCGCGCTTTTAAGCGTGGATCATATCTTTTTAGGCGTGGTGTTAGGACTGCTTATCGGCAAGCCTTTGGGGATTTTCCTCATCACATTTTTATGTGAGAAATTAGGCATTGCCTCGCGTCCTAGTGGGATTACTTGGGGTGAGATTCTAGGGGCTGGTATGCTAGCAGGGATTGGCTTTACGATGTCGATTTTTGTATCCGAGCTTGCGTTTAAGGGTGTGGAGAATGCCGAGCAAGCAGCAGAGATCTCTAAAATCGCCATCCTTAGCGGCTCGCTTATGTCGGGTATTATTGGCGCGGCTTTTTTGCTCCTAGTCGCAAAAATAAAGGATAAAGTAAATAAATAGGCGTTATAATGCGCCCCTAATTTATGCATAAGGATGTCTCTATGGGTAGTAATGCTAATGAGCTTTTTGTCTCTCTTTTGCCTCTTATTGTGCTTTTTGCTGTGTTTTACTTCTTTCTTATCCGTCCCCAGCGCGTGCAAGCTAAACGCCACAAAGAAATGCTAGAAGGA encodes the following:
- a CDS encoding dynamin family protein, coding for MHTTTQPQSAPQSYADLSCARQELLQAFWQDILSSSSTHGTPATLEALLEYAYKLANVVGQIPPQAMAIVLSIDSSNFARYKQTQTFTHIMQALDAMLCASNLTSDSLVAMQALQCAILAYESPKRIQESLELMRHIIATGLCDIQRAKRLFTMLEICFSQDKKIAPSPESTSRNISTKVLEDEFSSIASALESAIPHTKPALDTAMAKLQNKGFSIGVAGVLSAGKSSFLNALLGKSVLGTSTIPETAALTILHYGQNERAEVEFFTPQELAQHKSSDTLTNEQKALLEMGQKAIACEELAHYTSANHKSGFYSLVKQVKLALPLAFLQNNVEIVDTPGLDDPVRIREELTKSYIQQCDMLIYVMNASCAATQKDMDFILESLIGGHLARILVVLTRADLLSGKELESSLNYTRQSLQQELQKARYDGDIQALLDSIDFIPVSSLFALGYKTDDKDIIAKAQAQGFTLEQTGLPKVQAYLESMLFGDNAPKQRDLLYSAYRGLLLELDTARQNIELQQRIMQANSEDRHKIAQELRDKNDELKESMHKAHKQLETLASDFMQYLHELLSLINAHLNAHIQRLFTQLYDDAIYEYAKNAKPSKERVESIINQSLQDSYHDLMREYKYKVAKKLRTLNELTLSTNASLPLDTPLAMPIITHPDNSAAITTLASTLALAVLELNNAHNKNSQEKLRASLQELLRTQLGDFTHLLTQENTRIQGLLEQSLAAYTKAQEDALQEMIAHNLSILESTLAKQSSPSDIQALESTFATIQSLHNEVQMILKALR
- the nhaA gene encoding Na+/H+ antiporter NhaA, producing MQPTERNLEKLGLRDVFVNFLKSEAFGGVFLFFAAVLAMIMANSPLSEAYFNFWHMKLGVEIQGLMHPFPFLAHLGAQGEDGSIFIGFSMHHWISDVLMALFFLMVGLEIKREVLFGELASVKKALFPALAAVGGMLIPGAIYFGLNAGTPSAHGFGIPMATDIAFALGVIMLLKSRVPMALKVFLVTLAVVDDLGAIVVIALFYTSTLNYAYLGLAAVLICVLIALNKCGVRALAPYLCVGVVLWFAVHNSGIHATISAVALAFCIPVRPKFDLQDFTPYVGTMVDNFVRSKSDEQVFLNESQVRSLRDMRETIAQVQSPLGRLERALHPWSAYCIMPLFGFANAGVRLDDGIDFSALLSVDHIFLGVVLGLLIGKPLGIFLITFLCEKLGIASRPSGITWGEILGAGMLAGIGFTMSIFVSELAFKGVENAEQAAEISKIAILSGSLMSGIIGAAFLLLVAKIKDKVNK